Proteins from a single region of Nocardiopsis dassonvillei subsp. dassonvillei DSM 43111:
- a CDS encoding putative bifunctional diguanylate cyclase/phosphodiesterase: protein MKDPNSTRDIGPRVGTPLWLYMLGATAAGAVLLLVSGLGLRTDELRALAVEPLTWVLLCMIVLGELRPLTLPGQAPGDGVPTSLPFSLALVILHGLPVAALAQVTATAVSGFARGHAPHRIAFNAAQYTLSLGVADAVLRLLLPGAVQGTWLPAAGELLTVALAGAGYFAVNRVLVLCAVAMHERVPLRQVMSKGLAQQVHVNSVLLSLAPLVVVAATHSVLYVPLFALPLGALYTSAMLSVQRDHQANHDELTGLANRKLLTLRAREEIAHAQQRGGSVGLLLLDLDRFKEVNDTLGHPTGDRLLQTVARRLTHSVRPGDLVSRLGGDEFAVLLPQVRDSASACEVAFRLRGALAEPVRLDGMDFDLQASIGIALHPHDAPDFALLMQRADVAMYVAKADRTGVESYDPGKDRNSTARLSLYTELRRGLSEGALEMHYQPKVDLGDERPIGLEALARWRHPSRGLLTPEEFMPVVEQSNLLRAFTGQVLDITLARAAGWHAEGLDLPVAVNLGVRELLDPALPATVASALREHGVPADRLVLEIGEHALITDTDAATAAVRRLRDLGVGLSLDDFGTGHFTLAQLAGLPLDEVKIHESFTARLVDRTDNGHTVVRAAIALVKALGMRATAEGVQSGELARAARDTGCHAAQGHHFSAPLTAREVADWVAARDGGTAAGTRV, encoded by the coding sequence ATGAAGGATCCCAACAGCACAAGGGACATCGGTCCCCGGGTCGGGACACCGCTCTGGCTGTACATGCTGGGCGCCACGGCCGCCGGGGCGGTCCTGCTCCTCGTCTCCGGACTCGGCCTGCGCACGGACGAGCTGCGCGCTCTCGCCGTCGAACCGCTCACCTGGGTTCTGCTGTGCATGATCGTCCTCGGCGAACTGCGCCCCCTCACACTCCCCGGCCAGGCGCCCGGCGACGGAGTGCCCACCTCGCTGCCCTTCTCCCTCGCGCTCGTCATCCTGCACGGCCTGCCCGTGGCCGCCCTGGCCCAGGTCACCGCGACCGCGGTCTCCGGGTTCGCGCGCGGCCACGCCCCCCACCGCATCGCCTTCAACGCCGCCCAGTACACGCTCTCGCTCGGCGTCGCCGACGCCGTCCTGCGCCTCCTGCTGCCCGGAGCGGTCCAGGGCACGTGGCTGCCCGCCGCGGGCGAACTCCTGACCGTCGCCCTCGCCGGGGCGGGCTACTTCGCGGTCAACCGCGTCCTGGTCCTGTGCGCGGTGGCCATGCACGAACGCGTGCCCCTGCGACAGGTCATGTCCAAGGGCCTGGCCCAGCAGGTGCACGTCAACAGCGTCCTGCTCAGCCTCGCCCCGCTCGTGGTCGTGGCCGCGACCCACTCGGTGCTCTACGTCCCGCTGTTCGCGCTCCCGCTCGGCGCGCTCTACACGAGCGCCATGCTGTCGGTCCAACGCGACCACCAGGCCAACCACGACGAGCTCACCGGCCTGGCCAACCGCAAGCTCCTCACCCTCCGGGCCCGCGAGGAGATCGCCCACGCCCAGCAGCGCGGCGGCAGCGTCGGCCTGCTCCTGCTCGACCTCGACCGGTTCAAGGAGGTCAACGACACCCTGGGCCACCCCACCGGCGACCGCCTCCTCCAGACCGTCGCGCGCAGGCTCACCCACAGCGTCCGACCCGGAGACCTCGTCTCCCGCCTGGGAGGGGACGAGTTCGCCGTCCTGCTGCCCCAGGTCCGCGACAGCGCCTCCGCGTGCGAGGTGGCCTTCCGGCTGCGCGGCGCCCTCGCCGAACCGGTCCGCCTGGACGGCATGGACTTCGACCTCCAGGCCAGCATCGGCATCGCCCTGCACCCCCACGACGCGCCCGACTTCGCGCTCCTCATGCAGCGCGCCGACGTGGCCATGTACGTCGCCAAGGCCGACCGCACCGGTGTGGAGTCCTACGACCCCGGCAAGGACCGCAACTCCACCGCCCGGCTCAGCCTGTACACCGAACTGCGCCGCGGCCTGTCCGAGGGCGCCCTGGAGATGCACTACCAGCCCAAGGTCGACCTGGGCGACGAACGCCCCATCGGCCTGGAGGCCCTGGCCCGCTGGCGCCATCCCAGCCGCGGACTGCTCACCCCCGAGGAGTTCATGCCGGTCGTGGAGCAGTCCAACCTGCTGCGAGCCTTCACCGGCCAGGTCCTGGACATCACCCTGGCCCGCGCCGCCGGCTGGCACGCCGAGGGCCTCGACCTGCCTGTCGCCGTCAACCTCGGCGTGCGCGAACTGCTCGACCCCGCGCTGCCCGCCACCGTCGCCTCCGCGCTGCGCGAGCACGGCGTACCGGCCGACCGGCTGGTCCTGGAGATCGGCGAGCACGCGCTGATCACCGACACCGACGCCGCCACCGCGGCCGTCCGCCGCCTGCGCGACCTCGGCGTCGGCCTGTCCCTGGACGACTTCGGCACCGGCCACTTCACCCTCGCCCAACTCGCCGGTCTGCCCCTGGACGAGGTCAAGATCCACGAGTCCTTCACCGCCCGCCTGGTGGACCGGACCGACAACGGCCACACCGTCGTCCGCGCGGCCATCGCCCTGGTCAAGGCGCTGGGCATGCGCGCCACCGCCGAGGGCGTCCAGAGCGGCGAACTCGCCCGCGCCGCCCGCGACACCGGCTGCCACGCCGCCCAGGGCCACCACTTCTCCGCGCCGCTGACCGCGCGGGAGGTCGCCGACTGGGTCGCCGCCCGCGACGGCGGGACCGCGGCCGGCACCCGCGTCTGA
- the gatC gene encoding Asp-tRNA(Asn)/Glu-tRNA(Gln) amidotransferase subunit GatC, giving the protein MTAITRDEVAHLARLSRLALDESELDTLAAQLGDILTAVAKVQEVAQGDIPPSSHALPLTNVYRPDEARPGLAHDQALAGAPAVEDQRFRVPRILGEGE; this is encoded by the coding sequence ATGACCGCCATCACCCGCGATGAGGTCGCGCACCTCGCACGGTTGTCGCGGCTGGCGCTCGACGAGAGCGAGCTCGACACGCTCGCCGCCCAGCTCGGTGACATCCTGACCGCCGTGGCCAAGGTGCAGGAGGTCGCCCAGGGCGACATCCCGCCCAGCTCGCACGCCCTGCCGCTGACCAACGTCTACCGCCCCGACGAGGCCAGGCCCGGCCTCGCCCACGACCAGGCACTGGCCGGTGCCCCGGCGGTGGAGGACCAGCGCTTCCGGGTTCCGCGGATCCTCGGGGAGGGTGAGTAG
- the gatA gene encoding Asp-tRNA(Asn)/Glu-tRNA(Gln) amidotransferase subunit GatA, with amino-acid sequence MSDVISLTAAELGEAIREGRVTSEEATTAYLDRIESVDGEINAFLHVRRETALEQARAVDARRAAGEELGPLAGVPVAHKDVFTTKDMPTTAASKILEGWQPPYDATVTARLREAGLVILGKTNMDEFAMGSSTENSAYKVTRNPWDTDRIPGGSSGGSSAAVAAFEAPLATGTDTGGSIRQPAAVCGLVGAKPTYGGSSRYGMIAFASSLDTPGPFARNVLDAALLHEAFSGHDPRDSTSIDAPVPPVVDAARLGDVEGLRVGVVSELDSDGFQPGVRQRFHETLELLESLGAKIVELSCPSFDAALSAYYLIAPSECSSNLARFDAMRYGLRVGDDGTRSAEEVMSLTRAQGFGPEVKRRIMLGTYALSSGYYDAYYGSAQQVRTLIKRDFDAAFENVDVLVSPTTPTTAFPIGERAEDPMAMYLADLCTIPSNLAGNASLSVPCGLAPEDGLPVGFQIMAPPLADDRTYRVAAAVERALTERDGDLLARSPYAVAR; translated from the coding sequence GTGAGCGACGTCATCAGCCTGACCGCCGCCGAACTCGGCGAGGCCATCCGGGAGGGACGGGTGACCTCCGAGGAGGCCACCACCGCCTACCTGGACCGGATCGAGTCCGTGGACGGCGAGATCAACGCCTTCCTGCACGTGCGCCGCGAGACCGCGCTGGAGCAGGCCCGCGCGGTGGACGCCCGCCGCGCCGCCGGTGAGGAACTCGGCCCGCTCGCCGGTGTCCCGGTCGCCCACAAGGACGTGTTCACCACCAAGGACATGCCCACCACCGCCGCCTCGAAGATCCTCGAGGGCTGGCAGCCGCCCTACGACGCCACCGTCACCGCGCGCCTGCGCGAGGCCGGGCTGGTCATCCTGGGCAAGACCAACATGGACGAGTTCGCCATGGGCTCCTCCACGGAGAACTCCGCCTACAAGGTCACCCGCAACCCGTGGGACACCGACCGCATCCCGGGCGGCTCCTCCGGCGGCTCCTCCGCGGCCGTGGCCGCGTTCGAGGCGCCCCTGGCCACCGGCACCGACACCGGCGGCTCCATCCGCCAGCCCGCCGCCGTGTGCGGCCTGGTCGGCGCCAAGCCCACCTACGGCGGCTCCTCCCGCTACGGGATGATCGCCTTCGCCTCCTCCCTGGACACCCCGGGCCCCTTCGCGCGCAACGTGCTCGACGCCGCCCTGCTCCACGAGGCCTTCTCCGGGCACGACCCGCGCGACTCCACCTCCATCGACGCACCGGTCCCGCCGGTCGTGGACGCCGCCCGCCTGGGCGACGTCGAGGGCCTGCGCGTGGGCGTGGTCAGCGAGCTGGACAGCGACGGCTTCCAGCCGGGCGTGCGCCAGCGCTTCCACGAGACGCTGGAGCTGCTGGAGTCCCTGGGCGCGAAGATCGTGGAGCTGTCCTGCCCGAGCTTCGACGCCGCCCTGTCGGCGTACTACCTCATCGCGCCCAGCGAGTGCTCGTCCAACCTCGCCCGCTTCGACGCCATGCGCTACGGCCTGCGGGTGGGCGACGACGGCACGCGCAGCGCCGAGGAGGTCATGTCGCTGACCCGGGCCCAGGGCTTCGGCCCCGAGGTCAAGCGCCGCATCATGCTGGGCACCTACGCCCTGTCGAGCGGCTACTACGACGCCTACTACGGCAGCGCCCAGCAGGTGCGCACGCTGATCAAGCGCGACTTCGACGCCGCGTTCGAGAACGTGGACGTGCTGGTCTCGCCGACGACACCGACCACGGCGTTCCCGATCGGCGAGCGCGCCGAGGACCCGATGGCCATGTACCTGGCCGACCTGTGCACGATCCCGTCCAACCTGGCCGGGAACGCGTCGCTGTCGGTGCCGTGCGGCCTGGCCCCGGAGGACGGCCTGCCCGTCGGCTTCCAGATCATGGCCCCGCCCCTGGCCGACGACCGCACCTACCGGGTCGCGGCCGCGGTCGAGCGCGCGCTGACCGAGCGCGACGGCGACCTGCTGGCCCGCAGCCCCTACGCGGTCGCCCGCTAG